GCATAATGAAATTTCTAAGCATCCTTCCAAAGAATCATTTACCTCccaaaatgtaaatgaaagcagatgTAGGCACCTAAGAGCAAGTGGTGGTTCTGGGTCTGAACTCCAGTTTTATAGAGGTGCTTATCTTGcagatttaaaataacttcagagACAAACCTCTCTGTGATGTTTATCTGCTCAGCATACCGAGTATGGTAAAACCCACTGGAGGTTGTAAACAAATGCTGGTACCTACATCAGCATTGTTTAATTCCACAACCGGTCCCTAGTGTTACCACTAGCTCATTCATAACTGTAAATTATTCTAAAGTCATTATAAACTGCCCATCCCTTTCCTAGGTACTATGACATTGAAGTGATTCACAGGCGTCATGGTTTGACCTTCTAAAGAGCTCCATAAATGCCAAGAATTGTCAAAAACCACTACACAAGCCTTAGAGGTAAAAGATGGGTACTGAAAATCAGAGAATATACacagtattttggttttaaatcaaGCCAAGCCTCAATTCCCAGACTTCGAAAGTCAAAATCTTCCCTGTAATAATGATGCGTAGCCAATACTGAGGCAACAGGCAGCACACACAGAGTCCCCATCATCATCCCCCAGGGAATAAACAATCCCAAATTCAGTGCAAGGCTTGGATGGTGCGTAGAGAATAAAATGGGTGGCTATATACTGAGTGACAGGGACGAACAGTAAGCTGCTTTTTAATAACCATCATTTATCCTGTTCAGCAAATAAGGCAGGGATCCAGTTGAAAAGCAGCCAGCAACAAGGTAACAAAAGATAGGCATTCATACAAGGAACTGAACTGAGATTTTGGTATCTTCTATCTCCAGGGAAGATttaatttcaatatttattaAGAATTGATTTTGCAAACTAAAATTAACATTAAAGTAGCTTTCCACATTTAACTATGCATAGTTTGTTAAAGTACTGTATTTTGGCATGAGTGGTCCTGTTCAGCAAGGTATGCATTAAGTAAATACGCCAAGCAGTGGGCACAAAGGCCAATATGAGAACTGCCAAGTTTAGTTACTGAGTAAATTCTAACACATGAATTTTTCAATCCACTTAAATACTCAAATATATTTGACAGTAAGCACCAGTAAGCATACTTGTGAAAGATCTCGCTGTCACActgtttttaattatgaaatgcattttctcagtTCCATTTAGTTTCATGAGAACGATCCTCCTGGTGGGAGCTGTCGGACATTCATCACACTTGAAAACCAGGTACTTATGTAAGGATATAGGATATCTAATTTTAGGCTCTTTTTTCTTAAGTAGCCTGAGATATTATTTACACAGATTTTTGCCGTCAGATGGACATCATAAACATAATAAATTCAAAAGCAGCCTAATGTGAGCTTTCTGCACATTTCGTAAGAAATTCAGattctgtttaaaatactaCAGAATCGGGggacaaaagggagaaaaatgttcccttttgtgtaacctgttttgttttttaaagctgtccTGCACTTACAAAAGACTAGTACTTAACAAGAGTAGGAGGTGAAGTGTTCTGTTCTGTTACAAACACCTCTAAGGTAACTTCAGCTGTTGGAAATATTGGCCAAGAGCCTACCTGCTGACTGCAGAAGATGACCTGAAACCACTAGGTACTGTTTGTTAAGAGCTTTTTTAAGTAGCTATGCAGAAATAGTCCACATCTGGGGAAAAATTAACATAAATCCTTAATTCAAGAATCACATTTCACTAGTAGAAGGAAGTGTAGCAACAATATTTACCACAGGACTGAGTTGTGATGTTGTTTTCTCATGTGATTAGGAGGAATGTGTCATATGTGGTGCATTCTATTAAGGCTGCATAAGATTTATTTACAAGACAATGCCAGCGAAAACCATAATGTTGTGTAAAGAATGAAGAAAGACCCATCTGTATGAATACTTCCTTGTTCTTAAAGGATAGAAGAGTGAGTGTTGCAATTAAACAACTGgcattttctcctctgctggaATAAGAATAAAGATGAATTCAGGAGAAGGGTAAATCACCTTTTGGAAGTATTTTACTgcataaattattaaaaacccaaactgcaAGGATGTAGTTCGTGCCAATTTTCTGGCATTATCAGTCAAGAAAGTTTAATTACAAATAGCATGCTTATCATTTTATGAAATCCTAAATTGTACTTTATTCAATACAAGTCTCTTCATATAAAATGAGGTCATGTGTTCCACCTAAGCTTTCCAGATGGCCTTCAGGAAACACTACAGTCAAAAGTGGACTAAATTCATTACTCTGGGAGAGCAGGCACTTGCCAAACATCCTTTTCTAGAGGTTAACTTGGAACGGGAAGGAACATACCTGTGTTCATACACTGTGTGAGTGTATGCGCATTATAACCTCTCTGGGTATACGCAAGTCTAGAACGTCCCAGATCAACCATGCCTTGCAAGCAGAAAGGACCCTGCCACACGGTAGGAAAAGAAGGCAACACtgatataaagaaaataattgctttttcttaatcttccaagaaaagcatgtaaataattttacttCTAAAAAAGCATCTTAATCAACAATGAAGAATCTCATTCcttagctttaaaatatttcttattctgaacactgtaatatttttttaaaacatacttttgaAACAAATGCAAGCAGGGTTGAGATAGAcaacatttttccttaaaagattATTCATGTGATAGTGTTGGATCAGAGCCAGAGGTCAAAGCAGCATCTTGCACAAAGAGGGCTTCCAGTCAGGCATGCAGGCCCTTGCGTAGTCTCAAAGAAAACATGTAACAGGGCACGTTGAAGAGGCAGACCAGACCTGTTTTTAACACAATGGAATTCAGAGCTGGAAGGCTTACTGAATAAGATGGGAGCCTTTAAAACATGATTGCTTCATCTTTGTAACCACAACAGAAAATTATAGATGGTCAAAGAGATTGGCTGCAACTACTTAGCtacttagagaaaaaaaaaaaaaaatcttttcaacaACTTAAATTTCTTCTGTCTACAGTAATTAAGAGAGAAACATACTTTCATTTTACCACAATCATCTATTTATGAAGGAAGGAAATTCAGCTCCAAGGAATGAAGTAAAGTAACAATAGTACCAGACCTCATTTTACTCTCTCAAGATCCAAAGAATCTGAGAATACTGGGGAAACTGAAGGGAGAAAATGGATACAGACATACTCTACTGGGAAATACTACGAGAGGGACCAAATATCTAGTTGCTGTAAGTCATGTATTCCCTGTACAGAAGTATGCAGAGAGCACTCAGGTAAGAACTCTTACCTACGTCTTCAAATATTGCCACACAGTTCCAAACGTTATGAGGACAACACTGAGTTTATATAAACACACCATTTGGTTTGTTACTTACCAGCTCTGTGTGAACTTTAAGATGTGCCTGGAGCTTGTATTTATCTGGAGTAGAGTAGTTGCAATGTTCCGTGGGgcatttcagcaaaatattaCTGTGTTTCTGAATGACGTGACGCTTAAGGCAGTTTTTGGTGATGGAAGAATAACTGCACTGGGAGCAGTAATATAAATGTTCTCGAGTGTGTGTACGAACATGCATGTCATAATGCACTTGGTACCAAAACAACttgcctgaaaataaaattagacaCAAAGAAAGTAACTCTGAAACAACTGTTAATGAAAATTCCAACACATAgtgttttcttcacagtttgAATCCTCTCCCTTTTGTCTCTAACGAAAACTTGTCCTAAAGATGCTTCACTACTGAAAATCTGTTTACAAAACCACTTTTGTCTAAAAAGATTGTGTCATATGTCCTGAAACAGACTAAAAGGGCAACTTTAATACATATCAATGATCTTTTTCCTAATGAGGAAGTCTTTTAAATGTGTTCTCCTATACAAAGAATCTGAATGCAACTGTACACTAAAAAAGATTCTCAAAAttgtttttacttctgttcGTGTTATTCCTTCCTAAAAGCTTTTCAGATATAATggcaccaaaaagaaaaagtgcatgGCAATACATATAACATACAATATTATGGTGTTtcaaaacccctttttttccaaacttttgattccttttccttctcaagAATGAAGGTTACAAAATAAATCCTCAATTGTTTCCTTTCCAGCTACGCAAACACGAAATTTTTCAGGTAGAACAAATAGGAACAGTGTATCCTTCCCACTTTCATAAACTCAAAAAACCGATTACAATCAGAAGTCTTGATCTGATACTatgtaatgaaaattttcaCCTCAAAAAACTGGTCCAAacaagtcacaaaaaaaaaagccagtacATGTATCTATTGTACAGCATGTATATTATCATGCATCCTTCCCTACTATATGAAGACGACTCTGAATTTTATACTACACTGACAATGAAGCTTAAGCATTAAAGCATGGACTGACTAATGCTGATCACATGCCTAAATCTGCTGTGTTTGGCCCTAGTGAAAATTATCAGGTGGGGAGAGGCACGTGGACAGAAATAATCTAATTCTACCAAATTTCATATCAACAGAAAATTGAGCCTAGCAAAGCACTGCTATGCTATATTCTgctagtgggtttttttgaggggatTTGAGCCATTTCACACTATTTATACAGCCCGGAGTAAATCTTGCTGGACCCCAGAATCTCTACTGAACTATAAAATTAACACTGCTACAAAGATACACAAATATATCAAAAACTAAACCAGTGGAGCAGGAAAAAGATGGCCCAGtatataacattaaaaaaaaacccaagaaaaaacaTCACTCTACTACTCCTTACCACAATATTCACATTCCAAGTCTCCATAAACTTTCCTTATCCTCTCACACAACTCCGTGTTCATTTGTCTCTTCTGCAAGCTATCCAAGATCTGCATAAAGGCAACAGCTCCACTCCCACTGTCTGATGTAACTGCGTTAGAAGAGTCTGCCTGTGGACTGATGGCTGCAttagcttctgctgctgccacagcgtttgtggctgctgctgaaTTTTGAACTGGCGGATTGCTTGTTTCTGATTCACTAGAAGGAACagattgatttttctcttcagagacTGAAAGGTTCTCAGTCATTGTATTGTTCTGACTCAGATGTAAACTTTTGTCTTCAGACAgcaaaagctgaatttcttcACCCTGCTCATTTACAGAACTGCAGTGATTAACTTCCACTTCATTTGCAGGAGAAACTTTTAACTCCTCAAAACCAGAAGTactatttttcagcagaaagcaaTCTGATGCTACACAGGATTGAATGTTTGGGACTGCTATATCTGTTGTCTGACACAGTGTCTCTGGTACATTCTCCACTGGAGGATTTTCAAATTCTAACAAAGGGACTGTATCAACTTTTAAGTCACCGTTAGGTTGACCATTATGGTTTACATCTGCAGCTGTTGGTTCACCTTTACAAGCAGATGGTTGTGGTACGTTAATAGCATCAGTACTCATGACAGTCAATTCATCTGCACTTTGTGCTAGCTGTTCACCAAGGGCTTCTGGCTGGATATCACCTCCTGGCTCAAGGAGGCAGAAACTTTGATTGATAgaactgttaaaaacaaaagtctCATGCAAATCTGCATGCACTTCTTTGATGTGAGCACGGAGTCTTACAGAACTGACAAATTTCTTCAGGCACACAGAACACACGTAAACAAATGGGTGTTTTCGCACATGAAGCTCAAGGGCTTGGTATTTAGTGGCTCCATGACCACAGAGCTCACAAGCAAAAGGCCTTTCATCACCATGAACAAGCATGTGACGGTCTCGATCGAGTTCGTTTTTGAATTTGCGTTCACAAATATGGCAGTCATAAAGAAGTTGTCTTTTGCCCTCTCGTGTCATCAAGCGAAGCTCATCGAAAAcatctttcacttttttatCTTGAAGGTCATGTGTTTCCTTGATGTGCTTGATCAAATTTTTAACGTCTGAGTACTTCTTTTTGCAGAAGCGACAatgctgtttaattttcttatgaACTCTTTCAATATGGACTTTGAGATGGCCTTTGCTGAGACAAGTGAACGTACAATAATCGCAGCTAAACTTCTCCCCTGTATGTTTCCGCATGTGAACATTAAGGTTGGCTTTGATTGCACTGGCATAACTGCAGTATGAACACTTGTAAGGTTTTTCATTTGTATGAATCCTCAAATGTGCTTGGAGGGAGTGTTTAAATTTGAACACCTTGTTACAGTATTCACAAGTAAAAATCTTCAGCTGAGTTGGACCCAAcctaaaaagaaaccaaactaGTTATATTTACAATATTGAAACTCGGTCAAATGTATGTCAAAATTTTCCTAGATATTCATAATggacagaaatgtttaaaattttaaaaaggtattcTCCACAGGCTTTTTGAATTCTACAACTTATGCACAGattattttcagctgttcctttatttaaaagctcagaaaatatttcaatttcaTGAAAATGGATAGGGAAGCATTTCAGTCATATTTTGCATGAACACAAATATAAGTACTTTAAAATTACCTGCTAGATTTCATTGTCTGTTCATATGGGGTTTGCTGAATGGCATATTCTTGATATCCTCTTCGCTGTGATGGGTCTTGAACTGTTGCTTCTGGAGTTGCAGGTTCACTTTCTTGGGGAGCAGCCTCAACAGGAACAATTTTTGTGGCTCctaaaagcaagaacaaaaaaatgctcattaaaaatgtcatattAAAACGTGCATTGTCTATAATATACAAGCgtaaacaaaacattaaactcT
This sequence is a window from Pelecanus crispus isolate bPelCri1 chromosome 2, bPelCri1.pri, whole genome shotgun sequence. Protein-coding genes within it:
- the ZFAT gene encoding zinc finger protein ZFAT isoform X3; protein product: MCKLCNLFSPNQSELLSHVSEKHTEEGTNADDIIIPLQPLTVPTNINKDGEELLVVKRKRGRPKGSTKKFCVDEDVAENNPVPSEETPPGTEEGPELAEVSPGSLECRKCNRKFSNTRQLRKHICIIVLNEGEEEGDGGATKIVPVEAAPQESEPATPEATVQDPSQRRGYQEYAIQQTPYEQTMKSSRLGPTQLKIFTCEYCNKVFKFKHSLQAHLRIHTNEKPYKCSYCSYASAIKANLNVHMRKHTGEKFSCDYCTFTCLSKGHLKVHIERVHKKIKQHCRFCKKKYSDVKNLIKHIKETHDLQDKKVKDVFDELRLMTREGKRQLLYDCHICERKFKNELDRDRHMLVHGDERPFACELCGHGATKYQALELHVRKHPFVYVCSVCLKKFVSSVRLRAHIKEVHADLHETFVFNSSINQSFCLLEPGGDIQPEALGEQLAQSADELTVMSTDAINVPQPSACKGEPTAADVNHNGQPNGDLKVDTVPLLEFENPPVENVPETLCQTTDIAVPNIQSCVASDCFLLKNSTSGFEELKVSPANEVEVNHCSSVNEQGEEIQLLLSEDKSLHLSQNNTMTENLSVSEEKNQSVPSSESETSNPPVQNSAAATNAVAAAEANAAISPQADSSNAVTSDSGSGAVAFMQILDSLQKRQMNTELCERIRKVYGDLECEYCGKLFWYQVHYDMHVRTHTREHLYYCSQCSYSSITKNCLKRHVIQKHSNILLKCPTEHCNYSTPDKYKLQAHLKVHTELDKKSYSCPVCEKSFSEDRLIKSHIKTNHPEVSMTTISEILGRRVQLKGLIGKRAVKCPYCDFYFMKNGSDLQRHIWAHEGIKPFKCSLCEYATRSKSNLKAHMNRHSTEKTHLCDMCGKKFKSKGTLKSHKLLHTADGKQFKCTVCDYTAAQKPQLLRHMEQHVSFKPFRCAHCHYSCNISGSLKRHYNRKHPNEEYVNVGSGEPAAEALIQQGGIKCPVCSFVYGTKWEFNRHLKNKHGMKLVEHDGETKWELTAEVSEEASTQYLHITEAGEDVQGTQAAVAALQNLRYTPENGERLDPTAVNILQQIIELGSETHDATAVASVVTMAPGTVTVVKQVKEEEQSANHTLMIQETLQQASVELSEQHHLVVSSDEVEGIETVTVYTQGGEASEFIVYVQEAMQPVEEQTVEQSVQEL
- the ZFAT gene encoding zinc finger protein ZFAT isoform X2; this encodes MCKLCNLFSPNQSELLSHVSEKHTEEGTNADDIIIPLQPLTVPTNINKDGEELLVVKRKRGRPKGSTKKFCVDEDVAENNPVPSEETPPGTEEGPELAEVSPGSLECRKCNRKFSNTRQLRKHICIIVLNEGEEEGDGGNDSDVDLDRKEDEREKTPKRPRVQKTEKTPSTKETEQVSGAKNPIISVVLTAHEAIPGATKIVPVEAAPQESEPATPEATVQDPSQRRGYQEYAIQQTPYEQTMKSSRLGPTQLKIFTCEYCNKVFKFKHSLQAHLRIHTNEKPYKCSYCSYASAIKANLNVHMRKHTGEKFSCDYCTFTCLSKGHLKVHIERVHKKIKQHCRFCKKKYSDVKNLIKHIKETHDLQDKKVKDVFDELRLMTREGKRQLLYDCHICERKFKNELDRDRHMLVHGDERPFACELCGHGATKYQALELHVRKHPFVYVCSVCLKKFVSSVRLRAHIKEVHADLHETFVFNSSINQSFCLLEPGGDIQPEALGEQLAQSADELTVMSTDAINVPQPSACKGEPTAADVNHNGQPNGDLKVDTVPLLEFENPPVENVPETLCQTTDIAVPNIQSCVASDCFLLKNSTSGFEELKVSPANEVEVNHCSSVNEQGEEIQLLLSEDKSLHLSQNNTMTENLSVSEEKNQSVPSSESETSNPPVQNSAAATNAVAAAEANAAISPQADSSNAVTSDSGSGAVAFMQILDSLQKRQMNTELCERIRKVYGDLECEYCGKLFWYQVHYDMHVRTHTREHLYYCSQCSYSSITKNCLKRHVIQKHSNILLKCPTEHCNYSTPDKYKLQAHLKVHTELDKKSYSCPVCEKSFSEDRLIKSHIKTNHPEVSMTTISEILGRRVQLKGLIGKRAVKCPYCDFYFMKNGSDLQRHIWAHEGIKPFKCSLCEYATRSKSNLKAHMNRHSTEKTHLCDMCGKKFKSKGTLKSHKLLHTADGKQFKCTVCDYTAAQKPQLLRHMEQHVSFKPFRCAHCHYSCNISGSLKRHYNRKHPNEEYVNVGSGEPAAEALIQQGGIKCPVCSFVYGTKWEFNRHLKNKHGMKLVEHDGETKWEVKEEEQSANHTLMIQETLQQASVELSEQHHLVVSSDEVEGIETVTVYTQGGEASEFIVYVQEAMQPVEEQTVEQSVQEL